From bacterium, the proteins below share one genomic window:
- the pilM gene encoding type IV pilus assembly protein PilM, whose amino-acid sequence MAKIFTGLDIGSKTIKLVQLKRGRGTVVRNQQRARFSQVEPTPGEPELKRIPGRGTIQLVNFAISEIPSPLSEPRTVYSAEQPRTANPEQIAETIEQLFNAQKIRPTHVITAIPKHLTTIRSITLPTDSPAEIAQMIRFEAAKQIPFLSEDDILDFQIMGSSPLGGSQVLLVAVRKQIVDNHLALFKNIGIEPEIVTVSSVAFYTAAKQSDQLEEGAVQVLLDIGASITDLTLVRNRILVYSRSVPVAGNQLVHRLRDQLQIDELSAEAMVPRIDLTRSDFGLDTYHRPALESAISGWLESLDNEIKQSLEYFRSESGVAQLDSMIVSGGLSQMNGLAAHLMKELNLEIIPANPLNYISIHRSQVTKELNLWQPRLNGAIGLALRGFDTELGAGLNLLPRELLRQRYRNVQRRKYIASSALAGVIVLTALGTGYREYIVREQRLIDINLKLRELTPLASKLTEMQSQIERIKAMISPDDPAIDVLVTLSQLDFIPSQLAIIRFDYKRNSQLTIDGAALTLPDIIMFRETLDKSGLFELVKLRDTRAGLMEGKPVQFFTIECKLKKTQQELGARKI is encoded by the coding sequence ATGGCAAAAATATTTACTGGGTTAGATATCGGCAGCAAAACGATTAAACTGGTACAATTGAAACGAGGACGGGGTACTGTGGTTCGTAACCAGCAACGAGCGCGATTTTCTCAGGTTGAACCAACGCCGGGGGAGCCTGAACTGAAAAGGATACCGGGTCGCGGTACTATCCAGTTGGTTAATTTTGCTATCAGTGAAATTCCCAGTCCACTGTCTGAACCACGAACCGTATATTCGGCGGAACAACCCCGTACAGCGAATCCCGAACAGATTGCAGAAACGATCGAACAGCTTTTTAATGCGCAAAAAATTCGACCGACCCATGTAATCACCGCGATCCCGAAACATCTTACTACCATACGGTCAATAACGCTACCAACGGATTCACCCGCTGAAATCGCCCAGATGATTCGGTTTGAAGCTGCGAAACAGATACCGTTTTTATCTGAAGATGATATCCTCGACTTCCAGATTATGGGTTCTTCTCCGCTTGGCGGTTCCCAGGTATTACTTGTTGCAGTGAGAAAACAGATTGTTGATAATCATCTTGCGCTGTTTAAGAACATAGGGATTGAACCGGAAATCGTTACCGTCAGTTCCGTAGCGTTCTATACCGCCGCGAAACAAAGCGACCAACTCGAAGAAGGTGCGGTTCAGGTTTTGCTCGATATTGGCGCTAGTATAACCGATTTAACCCTGGTTCGGAACCGGATTCTCGTGTATTCACGAAGTGTACCGGTTGCGGGGAATCAATTAGTGCATCGGCTCCGTGACCAACTGCAGATTGATGAACTCTCTGCGGAAGCGATGGTTCCGCGCATCGATTTAACGCGGTCAGATTTCGGATTAGACACATATCATCGTCCGGCGCTCGAATCAGCTATAAGCGGTTGGCTAGAATCGCTCGATAACGAAATTAAACAGTCGCTGGAGTATTTCCGGTCAGAATCAGGCGTAGCGCAACTCGATTCAATGATTGTAAGTGGCGGTTTATCCCAGATGAACGGGCTAGCCGCGCATCTTATGAAAGAGCTGAATCTAGAAATTATCCCAGCGAATCCACTCAACTATATTTCGATTCATCGCAGTCAGGTTACCAAAGAACTGAACCTATGGCAACCACGCCTGAACGGAGCAATTGGTTTAGCGCTTCGTGGGTTTGATACCGAACTCGGCGCTGGTCTAAATTTACTCCCTCGTGAATTATTACGGCAACGATATCGAAATGTTCAGCGACGGAAATATATCGCGAGCAGCGCGCTTGCGGGAGTAATAGTATTAACCGCGCTCGGAACCGGATATCGCGAATATATTGTTCGGGAACAACGCCTTATTGATATTAATCTCAAATTGCGAGAATTGACACCGCTCGCGTCGAAATTAACCGAGATGCAATCCCAAATCGAACGAATTAAAGCAATGATTTCACCGGATGACCCAGCAATAGATGTGTTAGTTACACTCAGTCAGTTAGATTTTATTCCGAGCCAACTGGCGATAATCCGATTTGATTATAAACGGAACAGCCAATTGACAATAGACGGAGCAGCGTTAACTCTACCGGATATAATCATGTTCCGTGAAACACTAGATAAATCCGGATTATTTGAACTCGTTAAACTCCGCGATACTCGCGC
- a CDS encoding type II secretion system protein GspJ, whose translation MADAKYQKKSEIGFTLLEIILGVLIFTMVIVAVYTTFRTGLAVYRSGIAMKSVYVSVRAITETIRLDLRSVCAIEETYYDVPPPPPQPQTEEPTYGEDTIIIEETMYSRNPYPFSGNTTEISFYTIRTIPVVRQSLLREQIMAVRYYLEENKLYRERAGITALAETAVGEEIADNVEKFRVRYGYVKENKWFWVDTWDSRRDVYRHPREPKDDSEIITRRTVPLRIYPDLLPEAVEITFAISEPDTRRPIVHEYQTIILIPTATASW comes from the coding sequence ATGGCCGATGCCAAATACCAAAAAAAATCTGAAATCGGATTCACCCTGCTCGAAATAATCCTCGGGGTTCTGATTTTCACAATGGTTATCGTAGCGGTATATACCACGTTCCGAACGGGGTTAGCGGTATATCGTAGCGGGATCGCAATGAAATCGGTCTATGTTTCGGTCCGAGCGATAACCGAGACTATTCGACTAGATTTACGGTCGGTCTGTGCAATTGAAGAGACATACTATGATGTTCCGCCACCGCCCCCGCAACCACAAACAGAAGAGCCGACCTATGGTGAAGATACCATTATTATAGAAGAAACAATGTATAGCCGAAATCCATATCCTTTTTCAGGAAATACTACGGAGATATCGTTTTACACCATTCGTACTATTCCGGTAGTTCGTCAATCATTACTTCGGGAACAGATTATGGCTGTCCGATATTATTTGGAGGAAAATAAACTATACCGGGAACGAGCCGGGATAACAGCACTTGCTGAAACCGCAGTGGGTGAAGAAATAGCGGATAATGTAGAGAAGTTTCGGGTTCGATATGGATACGTGAAAGAAAATAAATGGTTCTGGGTAGATACTTGGGATTCCCGGCGGGATGTGTATCGGCATCCGCGTGAACCGAAGGATGACTCGGAAATAATCACCCGACGTACCGTTCCGCTGCGGATATATCCAGATCTACTGCCGGAAGCGGTAGAGATTACCTTTGCTATTTCTGAACCCGACACAAGAAGACCAATTGTGCATGAATACCAGACAATAATTTTGATTCCAACTGCAACCGCGAGTTGGTAA
- a CDS encoding type II secretion system GspH family protein, with translation MNTETQTGSLLRNPQWSWRLCCGNNRKNIFSLRLDFITDRGFILLEVLVSILILSIGLVAVLGAFSSSTKIIATSKRYAEAIRLAEQKMFELQTMPIDSWRTRDSGEFGDQYPEYSWEYEVEECDSEFPELDSEISLEPEKYYRITLRIKYEEQGKSIVPIELVTYITNPQSFLE, from the coding sequence ATGAATACCGAAACCCAAACAGGGTCTTTACTGCGGAATCCGCAGTGGTCGTGGAGATTATGTTGTGGTAATAACCGCAAGAACATATTTTCTCTGCGGTTAGATTTTATTACGGATCGCGGATTTATCTTGTTGGAGGTTCTGGTTTCGATATTGATTCTATCAATTGGTCTCGTGGCTGTGCTGGGAGCGTTTTCGTCATCGACTAAAATCATTGCTACCTCGAAACGATATGCTGAAGCGATTCGACTTGCGGAACAGAAAATGTTCGAACTACAAACAATGCCAATTGATTCTTGGCGTACCCGAGATAGTGGCGAGTTTGGTGACCAATACCCAGAGTATTCCTGGGAATATGAAGTTGAAGAATGTGATTCTGAATTTCCTGAGCTTGACTCTGAAATATCACTGGAGCCGGAAAAATATTATCGGATCACACTCCGAATAAAATATGAAGAACAAGGGAAATCAATTGTTCCAATCGAGCTGGTTACCTATATAACCAACCCACAGTCATTTTTAGAATAA
- a CDS encoding general secretion pathway protein GspK, which produces MQPQSGVVLIITLWILLILSTIALGFAFEIHLESRVARYQLDRYTASYVAQAGLHRAFVELKNDLILDRKARPQSIDSLGESWANNEFSEEYYQNVKLGDGKYSVTVVDEYSKLNINYISREMFIAALTVVHPELEDEEERLNFIADAWQDYRDSDTQYWKDTTIDELAYYNPESTDMISPKYLMKNGLFETVDELLNLPGFTPELLYKKVPIDIENGQERSLYELFTVHGSGLININTAPKPVLVSWFRGSVPDMEAATELAQQVIDRREGLDEIPGTDDDKPFHSLAELGTLPGLNPGYISVLLSRGQVATNLFRITATGEIHRAKKTITVLVSRDWVVRQLTEQEKEYNEDKTKTTKEGVSLRIKQWIEQ; this is translated from the coding sequence ATGCAACCTCAATCCGGAGTGGTTTTAATCATAACCTTATGGATCCTACTGATTCTCTCGACTATTGCGCTTGGGTTTGCTTTCGAAATCCATCTTGAATCCCGGGTCGCTCGATATCAGCTTGACCGATATACGGCATCTTATGTAGCACAAGCAGGACTCCATCGAGCGTTCGTGGAATTGAAAAACGACTTAATCCTTGACCGAAAAGCACGCCCGCAAAGTATCGATTCGTTAGGGGAATCCTGGGCAAATAACGAATTTTCAGAAGAATATTATCAGAATGTCAAACTCGGTGATGGAAAATACTCGGTTACCGTTGTTGATGAATATAGCAAACTGAATATCAACTATATTAGCCGGGAGATGTTTATAGCAGCATTAACGGTGGTTCATCCAGAATTAGAAGATGAAGAAGAACGGCTGAATTTTATTGCGGACGCTTGGCAGGATTATCGTGACTCGGATACCCAATATTGGAAAGATACTACCATTGACGAACTTGCTTATTATAATCCGGAATCCACGGATATGATTTCCCCGAAGTATCTGATGAAAAATGGTTTATTTGAAACGGTAGATGAACTGCTGAATCTGCCGGGGTTTACCCCAGAATTGTTATACAAAAAAGTACCGATAGATATTGAAAACGGACAAGAACGCAGTCTATATGAATTATTTACCGTCCATGGTTCCGGATTGATTAATATCAATACTGCACCGAAACCGGTGTTGGTGAGCTGGTTTCGTGGTAGCGTTCCTGATATGGAAGCTGCTACGGAATTAGCCCAACAGGTTATCGACCGCCGAGAAGGACTAGATGAAATTCCTGGAACTGATGACGATAAACCGTTTCATTCACTCGCTGAACTCGGAACCTTACCTGGGCTCAACCCCGGGTATATTTCGGTTCTGTTGTCGCGGGGACAGGTAGCAACTAATTTATTTCGAATCACTGCTACCGGGGAGATACATCGTGCGAAGAAAACCATTACGGTTTTGGTCTCGCGAGATTGGGTAGTTCGTCAACTTACGGAACAGGAAAAGGAGTATAACGAAGACAAAACGAAAACAACGAAAGAAGGCGTGTCCCTGCGGATTAAACAATGGATTGAACAATAA